The genomic stretch GACCATCTTTTTTTATAGATTTTTAATGCTTTATAAGGACATCTATTAGTCAGAACTATTAAGAGTTCTCCCTTGTTGTTCCGTGAAGCTGCTAAATTAACTTCTAGCCCTAAAACCGTATACTGTCCCTTTAGCACCTTTTTTTTACCTTGTTTTAGTTTGGCAAATAAGTCTTTAAGAGAAATTGTATAATGATGATTTCTTCTAACAACCTGAGTGTCTTTTTTTATCCGAATGTATATAGGAATATTTGCCTGAAGTAAAAACTTGAACCATTCTTCTCCTATGAATTCTCTATCTGCTGTTAGAGATTTGATTTCTATTTCATTTATGACTTTTTTTAAAAGTTCTATACGATCTGCCGTTTTTGAATTCCCTGCTCTTCCTAATGAAATCCAGACAAGGGGAATAGCTACTCCTTTAACATTAACACCTAATGTAAGAATATTTATGTGCTTCTTACCAAACTTCCAATCGGTTCTATCTAAAGATAAATCGTTTTTTTTATTTTTAAGACCTAAAACCATTATCACAAATTTCATGGTCAAATAAGTATAATTATTTACGGAAATAAGCCATTTAAAAAATCTTTGTAGACGTTTATAATTGGATGATATTTTTGCCTCACTATATAAAACGGTTGAAAGATCTGATAAATTTACTGTTCTTACTACGAATAGTCCTATTAATACATTCGTTAATACAGTTAATCTAGACTTGTTCCAATCAAAATGTTCTGCTAAAATATTTTTCAGTTCGCAAATATGTTTCATAATACCTCTTAGAGTGATTTCCAGAAGTATTATGCCAGATCTCTGGTCATATTTGCGGGCTATTCTTTTTATCTGCTCCTAAAAAATTGTCCTGTACAGAGGTCGGGCTCTACAGTTTTTTAACAGGGATATTTTATGCGCAAAATTTCTCTGAGGTTGATCAAGACAACATGAGACACTTGGTTCAAGGAGTCCCTATGGGCCTGGATGATAGGAAGAGAGCCTTAGATGATTTTGCGGCAGAGTTAAAAGCTTGTTCTATCATAAACTTTTATATAGCCTGTGATAGATC from Candidatus Rhabdochlamydia sp. T3358 encodes the following:
- a CDS encoding transposase; amino-acid sequence: MKHICELKNILAEHFDWNKSRLTVLTNVLIGLFVVRTVNLSDLSTVLYSEAKISSNYKRLQRFFKWLISVNNYTYLTMKFVIMVLGLKNKKNDLSLDRTDWKFGKKHINILTLGVNVKGVAIPLVWISLGRAGNSKTADRIELLKKVINEIEIKSLTADREFIGEEWFKFLLQANIPIYIRIKKDTQVVRRNHHYTISLKDLFAKLKQGKKKVLKGQYTVLGLEVNLAASRNNKGELLIVLTNRCPYKALKIYKKRWS